Genomic segment of Ignavibacteriales bacterium:
GCCATACAAAACAAGTGTTCGTACAATCGTATGTTGAATCGTCGCACTTCGGATCGCATTCTCGCTGGCGAGTTTCGTCTTACCATAATATCCTAGAGGATGAGGCTTCGCTGTTTCATCGTACGGACCGTTTTTACCGTCGAATATATAATCTGTAGAAACATGAATAAGTTGAGCAGCAACCTTACGCGATGCATCTGCAAGATTTTCAACGGCAGTGACATTGACTTTCCATGCCTCTTCACGGTTCGATTCGCACCAATCGACATTGGTGGCGCCTGCTGCATTTAAAATTACATTCGGCTGGAAACTCGATATAAGGCTTTTCACATCACTGCGATTCGTTATATCGAGCTGGTTGTAATCAAATAATTTGTTGTCGAACACATACGAGCGTTCAACTGAGGTGTTTAAAACTTCATAATCATTTTGTGTGCTCAGCATGAGTGAAAGACGCTGGCCGAGTAATCCGTTTGCGCCGCAGATTAGAATACGTTTCATCGAAGACTTTCTTCCAATGCAGTCGCCGCATCTGATTTGCTGTCACGATACTTTATAATGATTGGTGTAGAGAGCGCGAGATGATTATTTTTTGCAAAGGGCGTATCGATGGCGCGGCTGCCGGGAACGACGACTGCACTTTCAGGAATGATGAGAGGTGCATCTTTTGTCCGGCGATAAATAGTTTCATTCACTAAATCATAGACAGGAGTGGAGCCAGTGAGAATCACACCCGCGGCAATAACTGCTCGTTGTTTGATAATGGTACCTTCAAAAATGCCAGTGTTCCCGCCGATGAACACATCATCTTCAACGATAACGGGCAGTTCGCCGATCGGTTCCATCATACCGCCTAGTTGTGCGGCGGCGCTTACGTGAACGTGCTTGCCAATTTGTACGCATGATCCGACCAGCGAGTGAGAATCAATCATAGTGTCACTATCCACATACGCGCCCACATTAATGTACGCTGGAGGCATAATCACCACACCCGGTGCCACGTACGCTCCATCGCGAATAGATGATCCTCCTGGCACGATTCGCACTTGATGTTCGAGCGTAAGTTTCTTGAGCGGATATGTACTCTTGTCAAAAAATTTAAAATGCTCGTTTATTGATACATCTGCAAGTTCACCAAGCCGGAAGCCGAGCAAAATTCCTTTCTTCACCCAGTCATGAACAATCCATCCAGATTTATTTTTTTCGTTCACTGAAGGTGATGCAGCACGGATATCTCCGTTGTTCAAAAAGAATTTAAACTCATTGAAAGTCTGAATCGCCTCATGCCGGTCTATTTTGTCAATATCTTGCGGATAGTATAATTCAATTCGCTCTTTGAGAATCATAGTACCAATCTCCTCGGCTACCGAATGCCGTTGGTGTTCTTTCCATTCGTTGCCGGTTTAGAAGGAATAATTCCAAGTTGTTCCAATTTCACGCGCAATCCTTCCAGCTCCTTTGTACCTTTGAATGTTGCATTCAGAGCGGCGGTTTTATTTGCAAACTCTGCAGCAATAAAACTGTCTTTGGACTTTAGATATTGATATAAAAATGCCGCACCGAATACATCGCCGCATCCAGTCGCATCTATTGCAGTGCCGAAAGAAACACCGACTATGTCCTTGTGCGTCAGTTTCTTATGGATATCCTGTACAATCACAGTTACTCCGCGCTCGCTTCGTGTAATGAGAAGTGTCTCGACCATGAGTGGCATCATATGATTGGTAAGCGTTTTCTCGTCGTATCGCTCTGCTGATAATCCGAGCGCTTCTTCTTCACTCATCTGAATCGAATTCAGCATGAAGCACCATCGCCGCCAATCGGTAATGGGACGGCGGAAGCGCTTAAATTCCTGGTCTGTACCAAGTGTGAGTGAATGGAAATCAAAATGGATCGGAATACCTTGCTCGCGAGTTTCCATCCGAATATATCCCAGCGTTTCAAGTGTGATGTCCGCTCCCGAAATCATATTAATCAGCACACCATCACCATCTAAGTACGGTTTGATGCGATTGAATGGAATCGGGGCAGAAATATTTTTTGAACATTCAATTCGTGTCTGACCGTCATTCTGATAGAAGAGCTGTACCTGATTCGTGGGACCTTTGAATTTAAAAATCCCGCTTACATCAATATTTTTGTACGGTTTTAATTGTTCCATCAATGCTTCATAGTCAGCTTGTCCAACTCCAAAAACCGGCTGAATACAGTCCCTTTCACTCATCAAATTGGCAAGAGTAAGTAATGTGAACATTATTCCGCCAAATGATTCCTCTTGTATATCTTTTTCGCCGGGTAAATGGACGATGTCTTTGCAGAGATGTCCGATAATTGTGATGGTCATTTATACTCTTCGTGTTGGTCCAAGATCCGTGAGCGCTAATTCGTTTATACGCCAAAGTGCCTGACATGGAAAACGATTTTCGTACAATGGCTTCCCAATAACGACCGAATCAACGCCGTATTTTTCCAGTTCCTGAATGCGCATAAGATCTTTATAGTCGGAAACGCCTCCGCGGGCTGTGATTCGAACTCTGGTCTTTATCGCAAGTTCCTTCAGTGTATCGTATGGCAATGATTTGTCCATATCACCGTCTTCACGCTCACCGTAGAGAATTCGTGATACACCGATGCGCACCATTTTCAATGCAAGCTCAAGCGGCGAGATTTCTGTTGGCGTTGCGCCGCCTTTGATGGAGACTTTTCCACCTTCCGAGATGATAGCAATGTCAATTTTCCGAGTGCCGAATTCTTTTAATAGGCGCTCGATTAAACCAGGCTGTTCCACGGCTGCAGTAGCAATTGAGACGCGGTAAACACCGAGGTCTAGTACTTTTTTAATTTCCTCATACGATCGTAATCCGCCGCCCATTTGAATGGGGATATCAACCGCTTTCACCATTCTCCGGATCACATCTTCGTTCACAATTCGTCCTTCAGCAATTCCATCCAAATCGACCACGTGAAGTGTCTTGGCGTTCTCACCTCGCCACATCACAGCCAATTGAACCGGATCGACAGAGTATATATGTTCTGATCCCGAAATGCCATGAACAAATTCGACACAGCATTTGTGACTGATTTCGATTGCAGGATAAATAAGTGTCATCTTATCGCTTTTCTTAAAAAAACTTTCCAACTATCAAGGAAAAACGGTTATAGAATTAAAATGCAGAAAAAATCGGCGATATTCAAGAAACATAATTAACGTAAAAAAGAATATCAAAAAATATTCAATTGTGCCGATAGTAGCAATTCAGAAGATGAAAGTTTGCACCTCCATCAAAAACATTGTATTTTCTCCACGGCATGCTTATTCCTCAAAAAATACTCATCATTCGATTCAGCTCCATAGGCGATATTGTACTCGCTGCGCCGTTACTACGCGTGCTTCACTCTCGCTTACCAACTTCTCAGATAGATTTTGTGGTGCGGAAGGAATACGCTGAACTCGTCCGACATAATAAAAATCTCAATCACATATATGAATTTGATGCAAAGACTGGATTGTCCGGGCTGCGTAAGCTTAAACATCAACTTCGTGCGGGGCACTACGATCTTGTCATAGATATCCATAATAGTTTACGAAGTCGGTATCTTCGATGGATACTGGGGGCGAATGATATTGTCGTTATCTATAAGCGGATAGTTGCTAGAATGTTACTCATTCGATTGAAAAAGAATTTCTATCGAAGTGTGGTCTCGGTTGTCGATCGATACATAGAGCCTGTACAAAAGTATGGGATTGAAAATGATGGTAAAGGTCTTGAGTTGTATATTTCAGATGAGATCCGTGCCCAAGCGGCAGCCAAAATGAAAAAGATGGAAATTCATCAGTCTGGCACGATGATCGGCTTTTGTCCTTCAGCAAAGCACACAACCAAGTGCTGGCCGCAAGAGCGTTTCGAAAAATTGGGTATTAAGTTATCGAAGGATTTTAACGCAAAGATACTTCTCTTTGGCGGATCTCAAGATAAAGAAAAATGTTCTTCCATCGCTTATGTAATAAATTCATTAGGGGGGGAAGGCAGTGCAACAGATCTCAGCGGTGAATTATCGCTGCTGGAAAGCGCGGTTGTGATGGAAGCATGCACTCTCATCGTGACGAACGATTCTGGTCTGATGCATATTGCATCTGCAATGAAGAAAAAGGTAGTAGCGATCTTTGGTCCGACAGTTCGTGAATTCGGCTTCTTTCCGGTAGGCAACGAACACATCGTCCTAGAACGGAAGGATTTGTATTGCAGGCCGTGTTCTCATATAGGCAGCAAAACCTGCCCTGAAGGGCATTTTCGATGCATGAAAGAAATTTCGATGGAAGAAGTAGCCGATGCGGTACAACACTTAGGCTTTCGTAAATTAAAAAAATAGTTGACACTTTGAGAAAACTTATTATATTTTTCCTTCGTATATGAAGATCCCGATAAGATGTTATTGATTTACGGGAAGGGAGTGTTCCGAGGCTTATAAGATTCAAGAAGTACCGTACATCCGCAAGGAGGCTTGAAGGATGTACACATTAACGGCATAAAATATTTTCACATCCATTTTTCACAATTCGCTATCGGAAAAAAAGCGAGAAGGCCCTCCTGCGTTCTGAAATGGAGTGCCTTAGCGTACGGTACGATGGGATAATGTGCGCAAAATATTTCTTCACTTAATTAACTACCACAAACAATATTTTTCGGGAGGATATCATGAAAACAAAGACACATGTGCTAACGGCCATGGTTGCTATATTCTGCTTGATTGGCGGAACTGCGACGGCATGGGGTCAGATTGCTGCTTGGGATTTTACAGGTGCGGGAACCACCTCGCTTCCAACATATGCGGCGACGACATTTGATGCTCATTTAGTTTCAACTTCAGGGGCGAACAATATTACTCGCGGAGCTGCCGCGTCTTGGAGTAACGCGAGTAATTCTTTCAGAACCACGGGATTCAAAAATGAAGGCATTTCTTCTTCGAACACAGATTATTTTCAAATCACACTGACAGCTGTTTCAGGATATGCCGTTTCTCTCTTGACAATCGATGCAAAATATAGCGGTACACAAACATTTGTAGGTTCTTCAGGAGTGACATCCCAATTCGCCTATAGCGTAGATGGAACGAACTTCACCTTGATAAGTTCATCCTTCAACCTTTCTGGATCAGTTCCGTTAACGATGGCTCAAATCGATTTATCTGGAATCACTGCATTACAAAATGTTGCTGCTGGTACGACTATTACGATTCGTTATTATGCAAGCGGACAAACGACAACTGGTGGGTGGGGATTCTACTCGTCAACTTCCGGTCAAAATGGTCTTACAATTGGTGGAACTGTGACAAATTCTTCGGCTCCAGTGATATCGACTGTTGGGACACTTTCTTCCTTCGGAAATATTATTGTAGGCAATCATTCTGCAGAACAGTCTTACACAATTTCAGGAACAAATCTTACCGATGATATCATTGTCACTTCTCCAACAGATTTTGAAATTTCGCAGACAAGCGGCTCGGGATTTTCAACAAATCCAATCACATTAACTCAAGCCGGCGGGATCGTTTCGACCACAACAATTTATGTACGGTTTTCTCCTTTGAATACTGGAGTGAAGTCAGTCAATATAACAAATGCTAGTACTGGTGCGATAACACAGAATATTGCTCTTAGCGGTACGGGGATAAATATAAACACTTCTGATATTATTGAAAATACAGGTTTCACGTATCCTACAAATATTGCTTACGAGAATTACCAGGCGACGGATATAGTCGGCGGAAGCAGTGATATTGAAATTGCTCAGTTCACGATCCGTGATGGCGGTGCATCCGCTGAGAGAGATTCGTTCGGAACAATCTTAAATTCCATCACATTTAATATTACTAATTTTTCTTTTATACGGAGAATTGCTTTATATGACGGGGCAACAGAAGTTGGAACAGAAGCAGCGGGAGCTTCTTCGGTCACATTCTCCGGCTTTGCGATATCTGCAGTCGATGGAGGCACAAAGGATTTTAGCATACGAGTGAGTTTAAATACTACTGTAACCGACAATCAAAAAATTCAATTAACAGTGAGCGGTGCTGCTGCTGATTTAACCGGCTCACTGTTTGCTACTTCGAATGCGGGCGGGGCCGCAAGTTCAATTATTGGAGATAATAATAAAATTGAAGTCACTGCAACTCGGTTAGTCAATACCACAAATAAACCGCCTGCCAGTGTTTATATAAACGTGCCTTTTATTGTTGAAATAAAAGCCACGGATATAAATAATAATACGGATCTTGACGCTGTTCATTCCATAACATTAACTAGAACAACCGGAACAGGAACACTTACTTCAGCAACAAGTCTGACACAATCAATGTCATCCGGTGTTTATTCATGGTCTGACGTTGCCTATAACACTGTGGAATCATTTGTCATAACAGCCGCAGCGTCCGGATTAACGAGTGCGGTGTCAGGTAGTATTTCATGCTTGAATATTCCTGTTGCCAATCATGTCGTGATCGCTGAGATATATGGCGGTGGCGGAAATTCTGGTGCACCATATACGAACGATTATATTGTGTTATATAATCCGACTATTTCTTCGATAGATTTAACAGGTTGGTCTGTGCAATATAATTCCGCTGCATCGACGACGACGACCTGGCAGGTAACTAATTTAAGTGGAAGTATCTTGGCAAACAGTTATTACCTCATTCAAGAAGGGACCGGTGGTGCTGTTGGGACGGTACTTCCTCATACTCCAATAGTAACTGGTTCAATTAATATGAATGGCACTGCGGGAAAAGTCGTATTATCCAATTCAACGACGGCTTTTACGGTTCAGGCTCCTTCTGGATCATCGGTGATTGATTTTGTTGGTTATGGTTCTTCTGCAAATGCCTACGAAGGAACAGGGTATGCTTACGCACCAAGCAATACGTCAAGCATCAGAAGAAAAAGTAACGCAGGGACAAACGTTTATGGAAGCGCAAATGGTTATGATGGTGATGATAACTCTCTCGATTTTTACGTTGAATCAAATCTCACTGCTAATTCGCCTCTTCCCGTTGAATTGATTTCCTTTGCAGCGGTTGCTCAGAAGATGAGTGCCCAGTTGAAGTGGATCACAGCGACAGAAACAGACAACTATGGTTTTGAGATAGAAAGACGAGAGATTGGAGAAAACGGGTGGCAGAAAGTTGGGTTTGTAAGAGGAGCTGGAACCAGCAACTCCGTACACGCTTATACCTATGCAGATAGTAATCTGTCATCGGGGAAGTATGCTTATCGTCTCAAACAAATCGATAACGGCGGTGCATGTAAATATTCGAGCAGCACTGAACTCGAGATGAGCATGCCAAAAGAATTGAAACTCTTTGGCAACTTTCCGAATCCATTTAATCCATCAACCAAGGTGCAGTTTACGGTTCCTGTCAATGGCAATGTACGCCTGTGTGTATATAATGTCGTCGGTCAGGAAGTAATGACACTATTTGATGGTGTAGCTAAAGCGGGAAAACTTTATGAGACGACTTTTAACGCGTCATGTATGGCAACAGGCCTGTATTTCTGCGTATTAGAATTCGGCAATCAGCGCATCACGCACAAAATGCTGATGACGAAATAAAGAAGTCCGAATGATGTAATCGGGAATCCAGGTTGAGGAATATTTTGTAATGGATCCACACTATCAATCCACGTGGATGACTGAGAGACTCAAAAGTTTCCACCTGCAACATGGAACGGGAGTGATTACCAAACCGGAACCTTGACTAGGTTTAGATACATTTGAGGTTCAAGATGCAGGAATAGTATAAAAAAGGCTCGGAGAAATCTGAGCCTTTCTTGTTTATGGATCGATGACGGACGTTGAATCAAAATTGAATTTTCCGTACTATATATTCTAATAAATGTAGAATTCAAATGAATGGTTTCTGTAAAATCACCAAACAAAGAGTTCCGTATTTCATAGAGATGTACGATGCCTCGGTGTTTTAAGAAGCTCTTGGTGAGCCTAAATCAAATAAAGAAGAAATATTTAACCGTGGTAAACATTGGAGTGAATAACAATGAAAAGACAAATAATTACATTTGTTTTGATATTTGGATGTCTTCAACAAATTTCTTTATCTCAGACACAGAAAAGCGCAACCGATTGGTATAAAAGTGCGCTCGATAAGTATTACCATAATGACTATCAGGGAGCCATTGCCGATTACGATACGGCAATCAGTCTTAGACCGGATTTTTATTTAGCATTCAGCAGCAGGGGGCTGGCAAAGTCTAACCTTGAAGACTTTCAGGGAGCTCTTGCCGATTGCAACAAAGCAATTAAATTGAAGCCGGATTTTGCAGAAGCTTACAACAACAGAGGAATTGCAAAATCTGGTCTTGAAGACTATCAGGGAGCCATTGCCGACTGGACGAAGGCAATCAAGCTGAAGCCAGATAATGCAAGCGCCTACAACAATAGAGGGAACGCAAAGGAAAGACTTAAGGATTATCTGGGAGCCGTTCTCGATTATAATAGGGCAATCAGTATCAATCCGGATAATGCAGGTGCCTATGCCAACAGGGGGGCTTCATACTTGGGGCTTAATCTAAAGGACAAAGCACTGGAAGATTTTAATAGGGCAACAATGCGAGGTCATGATGTTCCTCAGGAGCTTTTGGATAAGTGCAAAGTAGATGTTGATACAACCAAGGGAAATGTAAGTGTTGATACAACCAAGTAAAGATGGAATAACTGAGTTTATTTTCTGGAAGGAATTCGCTGACACAAAAAACAGTATAATACATAATTTTAATTTTGTACTATTCCCTCCTAAACAAACGTACAGTTGCAAATCCTTGATTGTTAGCACAATCGAGGATTTTTCTTAATTCGTAATCATATTCAGCCTGAGAGTTTGCATTCGGTATTAAACAATATTTCTATATCCTTAGACTAAGAAGATAGCCTATAATGCAAAAATGAAAGAATAATGGCTGTTTAAAAACTATTAGATATTGAATTTTTCGCTACAAATCTGTAGAATCAAATAAGATCAAAAACATTGAACAACTTAATTTCTATTTGTTATTTAGCTATTGGTTTCACTAATTCAAGGGAAAAATTTTTTTGAATAATTTCTTACGCCTTCTCGAGTTTATAACTTCCTTAATTGCCACAACGGTTCTAATGAACGCTCAATGGGTACAAACAATCGGCCCTTATGGTGGGAATATCACATCGCTTGTAGTAACAGAAAAAAGCATTTATGCTGGTACATCAGGAGGAGGCGGAATATACTTGTCAACTAATAATGGTGAAAGTTGGGAGCCGATAGGATTATCTAATAAAGATATTGGAGTTTTGATGTCTTCGGGGATGTATATTTGGGCGGGTACACAGGGACATGGAATATTTTGTTCAACTGATAATGGTGCAAATTGGAGAGAAGTTAATAATGGCTTGACTAATAAATATATGCTCAGCTTTACAATATCCGGAGCAAATGCATTTGCGGGGACTACCAATGGTATTTTTTTATCGACAAATAATGGAAATAGTTGGAAGCAAATTAGTAATGGATTAACTAATAATGATATACGTGCTCTTGCTTCAATGGACGGAAAAATATTCGCAGGGACACCGGATGGAGTTTATATTAAGGAAGATAGCGGCACAGCTTGGAAAAAAGCAAATAATGGATTGACAAATACATACATCAATGCCTTAGTAACTCAATCAGGATGTGTTATTGCCGGTACGCGTAACGGATTATTTAGAACGTCTGATAATGGAATAAACTGGAATATAGTAGGAAGGTCAGATAAGGAATTTACTGCGTTATCAACTGATGGAGTAAGTATTGTTGCCGGAACAGGTTATACAATAAATGATATCGATAAAAGCGATGGAATATATCAGTCAATTGACAATACTGGATTATTTTGGATTCAAGTTGGAGCTAATAATACAGTCGTCAATGCTCTAACAGTACTTGGTAAGAATATATTTTCTGCAACGCAACACGGAATAGATGTATATAATGGCATATCAAAGTAATAAAGAGCAAATCGTTCTGGAGCGGAAGGATTTATATTGCAGGCCGTGTTCTCATATCGGCGGCAAGACCTGCCCTGAAGGGCATTTACGACGTATGAAAGAGCTTCAGGATGAAGAAATGGTCAAATTAATTCTGGCTTCTTTACGAATATGAGTGAATTGTGAGGGTAATTTCAATTAGATTTATTATATTGAAATGATTAACATATATTCAATACTAAATCTATAAGGAGAAAACCACGGTGGATAATTCTATAGAGAATAATATAACATCATATTCCAGTAACATTCGCACGTTTGAAGAGTTAGAGCAAATTAGCACCGAGGGAGAAAAATCGAATGGGTGGTATATATTGTTGGAAGGGAAAATCGGTGTTATTAAACACGACCGGCAGGTGGCCGAATTAAGTAGGCGCGGAGTCGTATTCGGTGAATTGAGTTTTATCCTTAATACTCCACAAACTGTTTCGCTTGTTGCACTCGAGACAACAAAAGCAGTGCATTTCGATATGCCTCTAGATCAGCTCATTACAGAATATCCCGATGTAACAAAAAAAGTACTCATCAATCTTGCCGAACGCCTGGCGAAAACGACCGAAGATTATATTTCATTTGTTGAAAAGGATATCAAACCTCTGTAAAAAAAATATATCTATGGCCGCTTGTCATAGATAGATTGCTAGGGTAAAGGTGTCGGTGGAGTTTGAAAAGGCTTGGAGAAATCTAAGCCTTTCTTGTTCATGGATCGATGGTGGACGTTGAATCAAAATTGAATTTTCCGTACTATAACTAAGGATCACAAAAATTCCATGGCCCCGTAGCTCAGGTGGATAGAGCAACAGCCTTCTAAGCTGTGGGTCGCGTGTTCGAGTCACGCCGGGGTCACACGATCTCATCATGGTTTTAGAGATCGAGCTATCTTAAAAACTTTCAGCGATGAACAGGAGCCTCCAATGATGGAGGCTTTTGTGTCTCTACTATCGTTCCCAATATTGTCTCTCTGGTTGCGATATACTATATTAAAACATCAATGAAACATTATACATGCTGAAAAGAAATCAAAGAGAACGAATATTTATGGCTGATCGGCAATACTGGTGGTTTTTCAAAGGTTTTGATGTGAGAAACAACAAGGTGTGGTCCCGCTCGTATACGGAATGCGATCTAGATGAGCTGGCAAAATCCAGTTCTACTCCTTTATATCTTACGAACGGAAAAAGAATTGAAGATAAAGCGAGACTCATCAGGGAAGCTTTCACAAAAAATTATACAGGTATTGTCGATATTCATTATGCCGTAAAGGCAAATTACTGCCCTCAAATTCTTGATCTTATTGCGATGCTTGGTTTGGGCGCAGACGTCGTTTCTCCCAACGAGGCAATTCTTGCAGAACAGCGTGGAATTTCCAGACAGAGAATCATGTTTACTGGAACGTCTGTTTCCAAAGAAGATCTAGAACAACTTGTGAAGTTCGGTAATTATAAAATCGACATTGATTCAAATTCACAACTTAAAAAACTTGGAGAGCACAGGGACGAATGGAATATTCAAGGCTTACATCTTTCCATACGATTGAATCCTAATGTTGGCGCCGGTCATAATCCTGATGTTATCACTGCCGGCTCAAAAAATGAAGAGGGTGTTCCAATAAAGTTCGGAATAGAGCAGAACAAAATTGTTGATACATTTCTGGATGCGCGTGAGTATGGATTTCATCCCGATACCCTGCACATCCATATTGGTTCCGGCTGGCTTGGGAATGATGTTGATAGTTTCAGAATCGCTTTGCAGAATACTCTTGAAGTTATCAATGAATTAAAGAAACACAATTTTACCAACCTGAATCTCAATGTTGGCGGAGGTCCCGGTATCAGATATAGAGAGTCTCAAAAATCTTTTCCCTTTAATACGTATGCCGCGATGATCAGTGAAGAAATAGAAAAGAACGGAGTTGCAATAAACAAATTAATTGTCGAGCCGGGCAGAAGTTTAGTCGGAGATTCAACGATTCTCTTAACGAAGGTGAATACTGTTGAGGAGAAGAATGGCTTACTCCATGCCTATACTGATGCAAGTATGGGGACATTGATTCGGCCAAAACTCTATCATGCATATCATGAAATAATTAATGTATCAAATCCAAACGGTCCTCTCAGCGTGTATGCTATTGACGGTAATGTCTGCGAAACGGGTGATACCTTCACGCAAGATCAACCGAGGGAAATTCCTGAGATTCGAGAGGGGGATGTGTTAGGTATTCTTGATACCGGCGCCTATGGTGATGTCATGTCTTCAGCATATTGCTTAAGAAGTAGAGCAAATATTCTGATGGTGCACAATGGCAAACTTATTAAGTGTTCAAAAGGTATTGAAGACTTGGACCAGATACTGCACCGGTTTAACGTTGATACGAGATTAGAGCGTTAACGAAACGATGAATAAAAATCTTAAAATGAATCTTCTCACACCCAAGCTCTGCTTGGGAGTTTTTTTCCCGGAAGCTCAGCTTCTATATTTATTATGAGGCAGGGCTTCAATCCTGTTCGTTCCCAAACTGAGTTTGGGAACGAGGTGATTATAAAACTGTATACATTTGAGGTTGCTATGAAACGCTTCTATGCTCTGATTTTTATCATACCTGTTTTTCTATATGGTCAACCTTCACAAAAAACCCTCACCGTCGAAGACATTTTTCATTCATCAAAATTCAGCGGAAAGTCTGTTGCAGGAATTCATTGGATGATGAATGGTGCACAGTTCTCTTATCAACAGTTTGATACAAATACTCAAACGGAAAATATTTTCACTTTTCGGTGTTCGGATGGATCGCGATCCCTGCAGGTTAATGCATCACTCCTGAAGCTGCATCCAGATGATCCGCCTTTTCGATATTTATCCTACCAGTGGTCTTCGCAAGAAGACAAAATCTTATTTGTGTCAGCGCCACCGGACAAACAGTACCTCTCGCGATTAACGCCAGAGGGAAATTACTTTCTCTATGATATTCAAAAGCACACTTTTATTCGCTTAACAAATGTCAATGAATCACAATTCAATCATAAATTTTCTCCGGATGGAACAAAACTTGGGTTCGTCCGCGGGAACAACATACTTGTTCTCGATCTCGCCTCCGGCATCGAAACACAGCTTACCCATGATGGGGCAGAGCATGTGATCAATGGAAAATTTGATTGGGTGTATGAGGAAGAATTTGGAATATCGGATGGATGGCAATGGTCGCCTGATGGGAAACATATCGCCTTCTGGCAGCTTGATGAAAACAGGGTGCCGAACTTCAAGATGACAGATTTTATGACGGAGAACGATGATGATATTGTCATGAAATACCCCAAACCCGGTGATCCGAATTCCATCGTCAAAATTGGCGTCGTTTCTCTTGAATCTAAAAATATTACGTGGATGGATATTGGTCCGGATAATGATATGTATGTTCCTCGAATACAGTGGTCACCTGATGGGAACACTCTTGCCATTCAGCGGTTGAATCGTCTTCAAAACAAGCTTGATATATTGTTAAGTAATATCGAAACTGGAAAATCTCGAATTCTTCACACTGAGGAAGAGAAGACATGGATTGAAGAAGGATATGAATTCCGATTTC
This window contains:
- the rfbD gene encoding dTDP-4-dehydrorhamnose reductase; its protein translation is MKRILICGANGLLGQRLSLMLSTQNDYEVLNTSVERSYVFDNKLFDYNQLDITNRSDVKSLISSFQPNVILNAAGATNVDWCESNREEAWKVNVTAVENLADASRKVAAQLIHVSTDYIFDGKNGPYDETAKPHPLGYYGKTKLASENAIRSATIQHTIVRTLVLYGSGIGVKTNFALWVVNSLKAGKQIQVVDDQFGNPTFVGDLAIAMIKAFELNREGIFHVGGGDQLSRYDFALQAAEVFNLDASLIKRIKTIDLLQASPRPMVSGFITLKAETQLGMRFLTVKEGLTLLKHELRCNGRN
- the waaF gene encoding lipopolysaccharide heptosyltransferase II, with translation MLIPQKILIIRFSSIGDIVLAAPLLRVLHSRLPTSQIDFVVRKEYAELVRHNKNLNHIYEFDAKTGLSGLRKLKHQLRAGHYDLVIDIHNSLRSRYLRWILGANDIVVIYKRIVARMLLIRLKKNFYRSVVSVVDRYIEPVQKYGIENDGKGLELYISDEIRAQAAAKMKKMEIHQSGTMIGFCPSAKHTTKCWPQERFEKLGIKLSKDFNAKILLFGGSQDKEKCSSIAYVINSLGGEGSATDLSGELSLLESAVVMEACTLIVTNDSGLMHIASAMKKKVVAIFGPTVREFGFFPVGNEHIVLERKDLYCRPCSHIGSKTCPEGHFRCMKEISMEEVADAVQHLGFRKLKK
- a CDS encoding 1-(5-phosphoribosyl)-5-[(5-phosphoribosylamino)methylideneamino] imidazole-4-carboxamide isomerase, coding for MTLIYPAIEISHKCCVEFVHGISGSEHIYSVDPVQLAVMWRGENAKTLHVVDLDGIAEGRIVNEDVIRRMVKAVDIPIQMGGGLRSYEEIKKVLDLGVYRVSIATAAVEQPGLIERLLKEFGTRKIDIAIISEGGKVSIKGGATPTEISPLELALKMVRIGVSRILYGEREDGDMDKSLPYDTLKELAIKTRVRITARGGVSDYKDLMRIQELEKYGVDSVVIGKPLYENRFPCQALWRINELALTDLGPTRRV
- a CDS encoding 2,3,4,5-tetrahydropyridine-2,6-dicarboxylate N-succinyltransferase: MILKERIELYYPQDIDKIDRHEAIQTFNEFKFFLNNGDIRAASPSVNEKNKSGWIVHDWVKKGILLGFRLGELADVSINEHFKFFDKSTYPLKKLTLEHQVRIVPGGSSIRDGAYVAPGVVIMPPAYINVGAYVDSDTMIDSHSLVGSCVQIGKHVHVSAAAQLGGMMEPIGELPVIVEDDVFIGGNTGIFEGTIIKQRAVIAAGVILTGSTPVYDLVNETIYRRTKDAPLIIPESAVVVPGSRAIDTPFAKNNHLALSTPIIIKYRDSKSDAATALEESLR
- a CDS encoding carbohydrate kinase family protein yields the protein MTITIIGHLCKDIVHLPGEKDIQEESFGGIMFTLLTLANLMSERDCIQPVFGVGQADYEALMEQLKPYKNIDVSGIFKFKGPTNQVQLFYQNDGQTRIECSKNISAPIPFNRIKPYLDGDGVLINMISGADITLETLGYIRMETREQGIPIHFDFHSLTLGTDQEFKRFRRPITDWRRWCFMLNSIQMSEEEALGLSAERYDEKTLTNHMMPLMVETLLITRSERGVTVIVQDIHKKLTHKDIVGVSFGTAIDATGCGDVFGAAFLYQYLKSKDSFIAAEFANKTAALNATFKGTKELEGLRVKLEQLGIIPSKPATNGKNTNGIR